The following nucleotide sequence is from Mesobacillus jeotgali.
GCCGCTGGCTACAGCTGTACCAATGAGTTATCAAGAGGTGGTTAAAGTGGATACGAAATCATGTAAGAGCTGTGGACAGCCATACAGCAATGATGACCAGATTGCGGACGTCCAGGCAATTTTAAAAAGCCAGAACTTTGACCTGCAGCTTGCAGATGGCACTTACCTATCAGACTACTGCACAGGCTGCCGCCGCAGGATGAGAGCATTGAAGCAAATGAATCTTGAAGCACCAAAAGGCAACCCATACGGACCAGTAAGCACCAATAATGGAATTCACATATCAGGCTTCAGCAAGAAGCGTTCGGAAGAGTTTTACGGACTTGACAAGGATTCAAAGGAGGAAAAAATCGATGAGCCAGTTTCTCGTTAAAGAAGGCGTAAAGAACCAGATCCGCAAAGGTGAAAAGCTAGTCACAACCCATTGCTGTTACTGCGGAATGCAGTGCGGTATGCATATTCGCGTCGATGAAAAGAACAACAAGGTGGTCGGTGTCGAACCGCGTTATGACTGGGTTTTAACAAGAGGAAAGATGTGCCCTAAAGGTGTTACTGCTTACCAGACAGTCGACCACCCGGACCGCATCAAGACTCCTTTGATCAAAAAGAATGGCAAGTTCGTAGAAGCAACATGGGACGAAGCACTGGATTTGATTGAAAGCAAATATAAAGGAATCCAGGAAAACTACGGCAAGGATGCAATCGGCGTATACGGCGGCGTTTCGATGACAAATGAAAAATGTTACCTTGTCGGCAAGTACGCCCGCGTAGGACTTGGAACTCGCTATATCGACTATAACGGCCGCTACTGCATGAGCTCAGCTGCCGGCGGATTCAACAAGACACTTGGAATGGACCGCGGATCGACACTTCCTTGGACAGAGCTAGAGCATACGGACACTTTCTTCATGGCTGGCTCCAATACAGCGGAATGCCATCCGACTAGTATCCAATGGTTCTGGAAGGCAAAGGACAAAGGGGCGAAATTCATCGTAGCCGACCCGCGTGAAACAGCAACAGCTCGCGTGGCTGACGTACACCTAGACTTGCTTCCAGGAACAGACGCTGCTTTAGCGAACGGCATCATGCATCTTTTAATCAAATATGATTACGTTGACAATGAATATGTACAGGAACGCTGCAATAACTTTGAAGAATTAAAAGAAATGACGGCGAAATTCACGCCAGAATATACATCTAAGCTCACAGGAGTCGCAGCTGAGAAAATCATCAAGGCAGCACACATTTTCGGAAAATCACCACGCTCAGTCGTCATGTTCGCACGCGGTGCGGAACAACAGACTTCTGGGGTTGACAATGTGAGTCTATATACATCAATGGCTTTGTTGAGAGGCCAGATCGGTAAATTCGCATCAGGCGTTGCTACTTTTACAGGTCAGGGCAATGGTCAGGGCGGACGCGAACACGGTCAGAAGGCAGATGCTCTTCCAGGCTACCGTAAAATCGCAAACCCTAAAGATGTTGAGCATGTCGCTGGAGTTTGGGGCA
It contains:
- the fdhF gene encoding formate dehydrogenase subunit alpha; the encoded protein is MSQFLVKEGVKNQIRKGEKLVTTHCCYCGMQCGMHIRVDEKNNKVVGVEPRYDWVLTRGKMCPKGVTAYQTVDHPDRIKTPLIKKNGKFVEATWDEALDLIESKYKGIQENYGKDAIGVYGGVSMTNEKCYLVGKYARVGLGTRYIDYNGRYCMSSAAGGFNKTLGMDRGSTLPWTELEHTDTFFMAGSNTAECHPTSIQWFWKAKDKGAKFIVADPRETATARVADVHLDLLPGTDAALANGIMHLLIKYDYVDNEYVQERCNNFEELKEMTAKFTPEYTSKLTGVAAEKIIKAAHIFGKSPRSVVMFARGAEQQTSGVDNVSLYTSMALLRGQIGKFASGVATFTGQGNGQGGREHGQKADALPGYRKIANPKDVEHVAGVWGIKPEEMPKEGVSAYEMFHLMQNKTIRALHVICSNPVVSSPNINYVQDSLEKLDFLVVNDFFMSETAELADVVLPATTWAEDEGTTTNIEGRVIRIRKVVDPIGESKPDWEIMSMIAERLGKGKYFDYNEPREIFDELRHASKGGKADYYGVTYEKIDEQDGVFWPAPAEDHKGTPSVFQERFATEDGKANLAVCDFRGPTEVQTNEYPLWLTTGRVVFHYLSGNQTRRVDFLMEQCPEPFVEMHPELASKYQIENGERVKLSTPRGEMITPVKITKAIRKDTMFVPYHWGKKLAVNQLTSPALDPFSRMPEFKVCAVKLEKLTK